In Bythopirellula goksoeyrii, a single window of DNA contains:
- the lpxK gene encoding tetraacyldisaccharide 4'-kinase, with the protein MLFPSEFRALVSGQQTGPRAAILRGVLRLAETPYTLAMRYRNHRYDSGTAESHAVSVPVISVGNLTLGGTGKTPLVEWLALKLAESEKRVAIVSRGYGSEEGKPNDEALELALAIPNVPHIQNPDRLAAAKTAIAEHAAQVVLLDDGFQHRRLKRDLDIVLLDATEPFGFDHVFPRGTLREPVRGLARADVVILSRADLLSDTMRQTIRARVTQLAPQAIWCEVRHHLSRLTNSDGHQVDSNILSGKRAAAFCGIGNPAGFRHTLDALDCKNIRLREFPDHHNYSREDIAELSAWCQGSDILLTTRKDLVKVSVPTLGGIPLWAVEIEIDFLTGQAALEEQLLLAAMRSAC; encoded by the coding sequence ATGCTATTCCCCTCTGAATTTCGTGCATTGGTTAGCGGCCAACAGACTGGCCCACGCGCCGCCATACTGCGGGGAGTATTGCGTCTTGCAGAGACTCCTTACACGTTGGCCATGCGCTACCGCAACCATCGCTACGACTCCGGCACTGCGGAGTCCCATGCAGTCAGCGTGCCTGTGATAAGTGTCGGGAATCTGACCCTCGGTGGGACGGGCAAAACTCCTTTGGTCGAATGGTTGGCCCTCAAGTTGGCTGAGTCAGAAAAACGAGTCGCCATTGTGAGCCGAGGCTACGGAAGTGAAGAAGGCAAACCAAACGATGAAGCCTTGGAACTGGCATTGGCGATACCTAACGTGCCGCATATTCAGAACCCCGACCGATTGGCGGCGGCCAAAACCGCCATCGCCGAGCATGCCGCACAAGTTGTCCTACTCGACGACGGTTTCCAACATCGACGCTTGAAGCGCGATCTCGATATCGTACTGCTGGATGCCACCGAGCCCTTTGGTTTCGATCACGTGTTTCCTCGTGGTACTCTGCGTGAACCGGTGAGAGGACTTGCTCGTGCAGACGTAGTGATTCTCAGTCGAGCCGATCTACTGAGCGATACGATGCGTCAAACAATCCGCGCGCGGGTCACCCAATTGGCACCACAGGCAATCTGGTGCGAAGTGCGCCACCACCTCTCTCGGCTCACTAACAGCGATGGCCATCAAGTCGACTCGAACATTCTCTCGGGAAAACGAGCTGCCGCCTTCTGCGGCATTGGCAACCCGGCAGGCTTTCGACATACACTCGACGCGCTTGACTGCAAGAACATCCGCCTGCGCGAGTTCCCCGATCACCACAACTACTCCCGCGAGGACATCGCGGAACTCAGTGCATGGTGCCAAGGCTCCGACATACTGCTCACCACCCGAAAAGACCTGGTCAAAGTAAGCGTGCCTACCCTCGGTGGCATCCCGCTCTGGGCCGTAGAAATCGAGATCGATTTTCTCACCGGCCAAGCGGCATTGGAGGAACAACTCTTGTTAGCCGCGATGCGGAGCGCATGTTAG